In a single window of the Lujinxingia litoralis genome:
- a CDS encoding polysaccharide biosynthesis protein, whose translation MAMNMLSRWMDPLSRLPAGWRSAILALAHLAFFSAAYLGAFLFRFDLSIPPAYYDPVLKGLAALLVIKTVVFAYLKMFQGWWKYVSLYDIISLAYALAISALAFMAFNTLVLRPESFPRSIYLLDFTLSLVLLSGVRGALRLVREAVALSGAGSGARNLMIVGAGDAGDLLVREINRTRSLRLRPIVFVDDDPYKRGLRLHGIPVEGPIDRLGQLVARHDIEEIIIALPPEEQAQVRRVIERAGPLGVHTRILPAVEAMLEQEVSLHQLREVSIADLLRRDPVDLDLDRLASFLKDRRVLVTGAGGSIGSELCRQIARFAPARLILVEQGETPLFEIHRELISQGPENIVPCVANVADLTRMRAIFEEHRPEVVLHAAAYKHVPLMEASPAEAVKNNVRGTAVVASLSAELGVGTFVLISTDKAVNPTSVMGATKRITEWLIARQGQRSPETRFCAVRFGNVLGSNGSVVPIFRDQIRHGGPVTVTHPEMTRYFMTIPEAVQLVLQAASFESQSRLFILDMGRPVKIADLARDMIRLSGASEDTIPIVFTGIRPGEKLFEELTLDEEDVDRTAHAQIFVGRKSSDAPPSFDVLYPQLLDAADRGDHEGVRALLSALIPDYQAPHTDDTIIELPPRRAAR comes from the coding sequence ATGGCGATGAACATGCTGTCGCGATGGATGGACCCTCTAAGTCGTCTGCCCGCCGGCTGGCGCAGCGCAATCCTGGCGCTGGCCCACCTGGCTTTCTTCTCGGCGGCGTACCTGGGGGCCTTTCTCTTTCGTTTCGATCTGAGCATTCCGCCCGCCTACTACGACCCCGTACTCAAGGGGCTGGCCGCGCTGCTGGTCATCAAGACGGTGGTCTTTGCCTACCTGAAGATGTTTCAGGGCTGGTGGAAGTACGTCAGCCTCTACGACATCATCTCGCTGGCCTATGCCCTGGCGATCTCGGCGCTGGCCTTTATGGCGTTCAACACCCTGGTGCTGCGCCCGGAGAGCTTTCCGCGCTCGATCTACCTGCTGGACTTTACCCTGAGCCTGGTCCTCTTAAGCGGGGTGCGCGGCGCGCTGCGGCTGGTCCGCGAGGCGGTGGCCTTGAGCGGCGCGGGCTCCGGCGCGCGCAACCTGATGATCGTGGGGGCGGGCGACGCCGGCGACCTCCTGGTGCGCGAGATCAACCGCACCCGCAGCCTGCGCCTGCGCCCGATCGTCTTCGTCGACGATGACCCCTACAAACGGGGGTTGCGCCTGCACGGCATCCCGGTGGAGGGCCCCATCGATCGGCTCGGCCAGCTGGTGGCGCGCCATGATATTGAAGAGATCATCATCGCCCTGCCCCCCGAGGAGCAGGCCCAGGTGCGCCGGGTGATCGAGCGAGCCGGCCCCCTGGGGGTGCACACCCGGATTCTGCCGGCAGTGGAGGCTATGCTCGAGCAGGAGGTCTCGCTCCACCAGCTGCGCGAGGTCTCCATTGCCGACTTGTTGCGCCGTGACCCGGTCGACCTCGATCTGGACCGCCTGGCGAGCTTCCTTAAAGATCGTCGGGTCCTGGTCACCGGCGCCGGCGGCTCCATCGGTAGCGAACTCTGCCGCCAGATCGCCCGCTTTGCCCCCGCTCGCCTGATCCTCGTGGAACAGGGCGAGACTCCCCTCTTTGAGATCCACCGCGAGCTTATCTCGCAGGGGCCCGAGAACATCGTCCCCTGTGTGGCCAATGTGGCCGACCTCACGCGCATGCGGGCGATCTTTGAAGAGCATCGCCCCGAGGTGGTTCTGCACGCCGCGGCCTACAAGCACGTGCCCTTGATGGAGGCCAGCCCGGCCGAGGCGGTCAAAAACAACGTTCGCGGCACCGCCGTGGTCGCCAGCCTCAGCGCCGAATTGGGAGTGGGCACCTTTGTGCTCATTTCCACCGACAAGGCCGTCAATCCCACCAGCGTGATGGGAGCGACCAAGCGCATCACCGAGTGGCTCATCGCCCGCCAGGGCCAGCGCTCGCCAGAGACCCGTTTCTGCGCGGTGCGCTTTGGCAACGTGCTGGGCTCCAACGGCTCGGTGGTGCCGATCTTCCGCGACCAGATCCGCCACGGGGGGCCGGTCACCGTGACGCACCCGGAGATGACCCGCTACTTCATGACCATCCCCGAAGCCGTGCAGCTGGTGCTCCAGGCGGCGAGTTTCGAGAGCCAGTCCCGACTCTTCATCCTGGATATGGGACGCCCGGTGAAGATCGCCGATCTGGCCCGCGATATGATCCGCCTCTCCGGCGCCAGCGAAGACACCATCCCCATCGTGTTCACCGGCATCCGCCCCGGAGAGAAACTCTTTGAAGAACTCACCCTGGATGAAGAAGACGTCGACCGCACCGCGCATGCGCAGATCTTTGTGGGCCGCAAATCCAGCGACGCCCCCCCGAGCTTCGACGTGCTTTATCCCCAACTTCTCGACGCCGCCGATCGCGGCGATCACGAGGGGGTGCGCGCGCTGCTGAGCGCCCTCATCCCCGACTATCAAGCACCGCATACCGACGACACGATCATCGAACTTCCGCCACGGCGCGCCGCGCGCTGA
- a CDS encoding UDP-glucose dehydrogenase family protein, which yields MNLTIIGTGYVGLVTGTCFAEMGNQVTCVDVDAQKVALLRQARSPIFEPGLEEMLARNIEAKRLRFTTSLKEACQQSDLFFIAVGTPPDQDGSADLQHVLQVARQLGEFLERDAVVVDKSTVPVGTAQMVKETIEHHLEHRGADLTIEVVSNPEFLKEGAAIQDFMKPNRVIIGTESPGARERLAELYAPFNRNHQRLLFMGTRDAEMTKYAANAMLATKISFMNEIAHLCEELGVDVEHVRQGIGSDERIGYHFIYPGCGYGGSCFPKDVRALSQMARQRGLEPKILDAVEARNRAQKERLAQKIVARYGEDLRQLSFGLWGLAFKPGTDDLREAPSRALLEQLIARGARIQAYDPVAMEAARAQFPPSWFDDQHLMLAEHQYAALEGVDALILVTEWKPFRHPDLAAMGRLMRHRVVFDGRNQYDPHQLAAAGFEYDAIGRGTYVTDAALMIPAGSGPEQPR from the coding sequence ATGAATCTGACGATCATCGGCACCGGCTACGTCGGCCTGGTCACCGGAACCTGCTTTGCCGAGATGGGCAACCAGGTGACCTGTGTCGACGTCGACGCGCAAAAAGTCGCCCTGCTTCGCCAGGCGCGAAGCCCGATCTTTGAGCCGGGCCTGGAGGAGATGCTCGCGCGCAACATCGAAGCCAAACGCCTGCGATTTACCACCTCCCTTAAAGAGGCCTGCCAGCAGAGCGACCTCTTCTTTATCGCCGTGGGCACTCCTCCCGATCAGGACGGCTCGGCCGATCTTCAGCACGTGCTCCAGGTCGCCCGCCAGCTCGGCGAGTTTCTGGAACGCGACGCCGTGGTGGTCGACAAATCGACGGTGCCGGTGGGCACGGCCCAGATGGTCAAGGAAACCATCGAACATCACCTTGAACATCGCGGTGCCGACCTGACCATTGAGGTCGTCTCCAACCCGGAGTTTCTCAAAGAGGGCGCGGCGATCCAGGACTTTATGAAGCCCAACCGCGTGATCATCGGCACCGAGAGCCCCGGCGCCCGCGAGCGCCTGGCCGAGCTCTACGCTCCCTTTAACCGCAACCACCAGCGCCTGCTCTTTATGGGGACCCGCGATGCCGAGATGACCAAGTACGCGGCCAACGCCATGCTGGCGACCAAGATCTCGTTTATGAACGAGATCGCCCACCTCTGTGAGGAGCTCGGCGTGGATGTCGAACACGTGCGCCAGGGCATCGGCAGCGATGAGCGCATCGGCTACCACTTTATCTACCCGGGGTGCGGCTACGGCGGCTCCTGCTTCCCCAAAGACGTGCGCGCGCTCTCTCAGATGGCCCGCCAGCGCGGTCTGGAACCAAAGATCCTCGACGCAGTCGAAGCGCGAAACCGGGCCCAGAAAGAGCGTCTGGCTCAGAAGATCGTCGCCCGCTACGGTGAGGACTTACGCCAGCTGAGCTTCGGGCTCTGGGGGCTGGCGTTTAAACCGGGCACCGACGACTTGCGTGAGGCCCCCTCGCGCGCCCTGCTGGAGCAGCTCATCGCTCGAGGCGCCCGCATTCAGGCCTACGACCCGGTGGCCATGGAGGCGGCCCGCGCGCAATTTCCGCCGAGCTGGTTTGACGACCAGCATCTTATGCTGGCCGAACACCAGTATGCCGCGTTAGAAGGAGTCGACGCATTGATTCTGGTCACCGAGTGGAAACCTTTCCGCCATCCCGACCTCGCCGCCATGGGCCGGCTGATGCGCCACAGAGTTGTGTTTGACGGCCGCAACCAGTACGACCCGCATCAGCTGGCGGCGGCCGGCTTTGAGTACGACGCCATCGGCCGCGGCACCTACGTGACCGACGCCGCGTTGATGATTCCCGCGGGCTCCGGCCCCGAACAACCTCGCTAA